A window of Thermococcus aggregans contains these coding sequences:
- a CDS encoding 4Fe-4S binding protein: MKIPPTLSVVLSNLLKKPATNPFPHTDPVPTPEGFRGKVVYHVDKCIGCKLCVTVCPAGVFEYVEEIKKVTLWLGRCVFCQQCVDVCPTNALEMSNEFLLATYDKYDDNLRWLKDEEIEELRAKQGGKTKKYRIIPDKCRGCTLCARNCPQNAIEGAPGKVHKIDPSKCVGCGVCASVCRFGAIEEYEE; encoded by the coding sequence ATGAAGATTCCTCCGACTCTTTCCGTAGTCCTAAGCAACCTCCTCAAGAAGCCAGCGACAAATCCTTTCCCTCACACTGACCCAGTTCCAACTCCAGAAGGATTTAGGGGAAAGGTAGTTTACCATGTTGACAAGTGCATAGGGTGTAAGCTCTGTGTCACAGTTTGTCCAGCGGGAGTGTTTGAATACGTGGAGGAAATTAAAAAGGTGACCCTATGGCTTGGAAGATGTGTCTTTTGCCAGCAGTGTGTCGATGTTTGCCCAACAAACGCATTAGAGATGAGCAATGAATTTCTTTTGGCAACCTATGATAAATACGATGACAACCTCAGATGGCTCAAAGATGAAGAAATTGAGGAACTGCGCGCAAAGCAAGGAGGAAAAACAAAGAAATACCGCATAATTCCAGACAAATGTAGGGGATGTACATTGTGTGCCAGAAACTGTCCACAAAATGCCATTGAAGGTGCGCCCGGAAAAGTGCATAAAATTGACCCCAGCAAGTGTGTCGGATGTGGAGTATGTGCTAGCGTATGTCGCTTTGGTGCAATAGAAGAATACGAAGAATGA
- a CDS encoding respiratory chain complex I subunit 1 family protein: MNIIYITLGLIAIYLYVSFVSLLWEGLDRKLVARMQRRIGPPILQPFYDFLKLLSKESIIPRDANKLFELAPVLALASSIALLAYTPLGFEPLLATKGDVIVFIYLLTLIAFIRVIGAVSSGSPYAQIGAQREIVMIASREVPMMLGLFAILWRLSKLGVEKPFSLGTFYQYNIWEIGTPATIVGTLILLVVFIFWLASEIEVGYFNIPEAETEVAEGPMAEYSGRHLALFKLSNALKEFASASLVVAIFFPWGLSGYLGISGIGALIIDLLFHTLKVFAVLFVSMSVFRAVTGRLKITQAVGMFWSRIIPMSLIGVILLAIDVLGGVIA, from the coding sequence ATGAACATTATTTACATAACATTAGGACTAATTGCAATTTACCTTTACGTTTCATTCGTCTCTCTCCTTTGGGAGGGACTAGACAGAAAACTTGTTGCAAGAATGCAGAGGAGAATAGGCCCTCCAATACTCCAGCCTTTCTATGACTTCCTTAAGCTGCTTAGCAAAGAGTCAATAATTCCAAGGGATGCTAATAAGCTCTTCGAGCTTGCCCCAGTATTGGCTTTGGCATCTTCAATAGCTCTCCTAGCCTATACTCCTCTTGGATTCGAGCCACTCTTGGCAACAAAAGGAGACGTTATAGTCTTCATTTACCTGCTCACCCTTATAGCATTCATAAGGGTAATTGGTGCTGTTAGCTCAGGGTCTCCATATGCCCAGATAGGAGCTCAGAGAGAGATTGTCATGATTGCTTCCAGAGAGGTTCCCATGATGTTGGGACTATTCGCAATACTATGGCGTTTGAGCAAACTTGGAGTCGAAAAACCTTTCAGCTTGGGGACGTTTTATCAGTATAACATCTGGGAAATTGGAACCCCTGCAACAATCGTTGGTACACTTATCCTTCTTGTCGTGTTTATATTCTGGCTTGCAAGTGAAATCGAGGTAGGATACTTCAATATCCCAGAGGCAGAGACAGAAGTTGCGGAAGGTCCTATGGCAGAATACAGTGGAAGACACTTAGCTCTGTTTAAGCTAAGCAATGCACTGAAAGAATTTGCAAGTGCCAGCTTAGTTGTGGCAATCTTCTTCCCATGGGGCTTAAGTGGATACCTTGGTATAAGTGGCATCGGGGCGCTTATCATTGACTTGCTTTTCCACACGCTTAAAGTCTTTGCAGTCCTCTTCGTTAGCATGAGCGTATTCAGGGCTGTGACTGGAAGGCTCAAGATTACACAGGCAGTCGGCATGTTCTGGAGCAGAATTATTCCAATGAGCTTGATAGGAGTTATATTGCTTGCCATAGACGTTCTGGGAGGTGTGATCGCATGA
- a CDS encoding nickel-dependent hydrogenase large subunit, with amino-acid sequence MENKVEYWVKIPFGPIHPALEEPEKFIITLDGERIVNVDVKLGYNLRGLQWIAMRRNYLQVLYLAERICGICSFSHNHTYSRAVEEMAGIEVPERAEYIRVIIGELERIHSHLLNLGVVGHNIGYDTVLHLSWLAREKVMDVLETISGNRVNYAMNTIGGVRRDITEKHKRIILDMIKYYREKVMPKIEEVFLYDPTVEARLRDSSVIPKKLAIEYSAQGPTARGSGVKKDVRYNEKLGVYPDLGIEPITPKKFTGIVKGDIFDRMVVRVGELWQSMEIIERALDQMPEGKIKAFPKDNVVLVKLKKAEGEGIGRYEAPRGEVIHYVMAEPGRDGPARWKAREPTFPNIFAVAKALVGEQLADVPVAIASIDPCLSCTDRVAVIDAKTGKKKIFTEKDLLKASIEKTREINPSIKAKPERIGIGCPRGGGLL; translated from the coding sequence ATGGAAAACAAGGTGGAGTATTGGGTTAAAATTCCTTTTGGTCCTATTCATCCGGCATTAGAGGAGCCTGAGAAATTCATTATTACCCTCGATGGAGAGCGCATAGTTAACGTTGACGTAAAGCTGGGATATAACTTGAGAGGACTTCAATGGATAGCAATGAGAAGGAATTACCTTCAGGTGCTTTACCTAGCTGAAAGAATATGTGGAATCTGTTCGTTTTCTCACAACCACACCTACTCCAGAGCAGTTGAGGAAATGGCCGGAATAGAGGTGCCAGAAAGAGCGGAGTACATAAGGGTAATAATCGGAGAGCTTGAAAGAATTCACTCACACCTGTTGAACCTTGGAGTTGTTGGGCATAACATAGGCTACGACACCGTTCTCCATCTAAGCTGGCTCGCTAGAGAGAAGGTAATGGATGTCCTAGAGACAATAAGTGGCAATAGAGTCAACTACGCCATGAACACTATCGGAGGAGTTAGGAGAGACATCACAGAGAAGCACAAGCGCATAATATTGGACATGATAAAATACTACCGTGAGAAGGTTATGCCAAAGATCGAAGAGGTGTTCCTTTACGATCCAACAGTTGAGGCAAGGCTTAGGGATTCGAGTGTTATACCCAAGAAGCTGGCCATTGAATACAGCGCTCAAGGTCCAACGGCAAGGGGAAGCGGCGTTAAAAAAGACGTTAGATATAATGAAAAGCTTGGTGTATACCCTGATTTAGGGATAGAGCCAATAACTCCCAAGAAGTTCACAGGGATAGTTAAGGGAGACATCTTCGATAGAATGGTCGTTAGAGTTGGGGAGCTTTGGCAGAGCATGGAGATTATTGAGAGGGCACTAGACCAGATGCCAGAAGGAAAAATAAAGGCATTTCCAAAGGACAATGTTGTCCTTGTTAAACTTAAAAAAGCAGAAGGAGAAGGAATTGGGCGTTATGAGGCTCCAAGGGGAGAAGTAATTCACTACGTGATGGCTGAACCCGGAAGAGATGGCCCAGCCAGATGGAAAGCGAGAGAGCCCACGTTCCCGAACATCTTTGCTGTTGCCAAGGCATTAGTTGGTGAACAGCTTGCTGATGTGCCGGTTGCAATAGCGTCAATTGATCCATGCTTAAGCTGTACTGACAGAGTAGCTGTTATAGATGCTAAAACTGGAAAAAAGAAGATATTCACAGAAAAAGATCTTCTTAAAGCTTCAATTGAAAAGACAAGAGAGATAAATCCAAGCATAAAAGCAAAGCCTGAGAGAATTGGAATAGGTTGCCCGAGAGGAGGTGGTCTTTTATGA
- a CDS encoding NADH-quinone oxidoreductase subunit C — protein sequence MTPEEFLNTVMEKFPDVEGEIRENKLPHPRKRVWLNVDRTKFKELMRLIKEIDPNAQLSIIIGRDGGDYLEAKYHLELFYEQAPSISLVVGTKCPKDDPTLPSIADILPSALPYEREVQEFLGIFYEGIPDPRRLFLPDDFPEGIYPLRKDEKGISESMVKNAGHPYKMKKEG from the coding sequence ATGACTCCTGAAGAGTTTTTAAACACTGTCATGGAAAAATTCCCTGACGTTGAGGGAGAAATCCGCGAGAACAAACTTCCTCATCCAAGAAAGAGAGTTTGGCTAAATGTGGATAGGACGAAGTTCAAAGAGCTTATGAGGCTTATCAAAGAGATTGACCCAAATGCGCAGCTTTCAATAATAATAGGGAGGGACGGAGGGGACTACTTGGAAGCTAAGTACCACCTTGAACTGTTCTATGAGCAAGCTCCGAGCATATCACTGGTAGTAGGGACCAAATGCCCCAAAGACGATCCAACACTTCCAAGCATTGCGGACATTCTCCCAAGTGCCCTCCCGTATGAGAGAGAAGTCCAAGAGTTCTTAGGAATATTCTATGAAGGAATACCCGATCCGAGGAGACTGTTTTTGCCGGACGACTTTCCAGAGGGCATTTATCCTCTTAGGAAAGATGAGAAAGGTATCAGCGAGTCAATGGTAAAGAACGCAGGTCATCCTTACAAAATGAAGAAGGAGGGTTAG
- a CDS encoding NADH-quinone oxidoreductase subunit B family protein: MSERETLEKRLSALCKYLGRSPWVFHVNSGSCNGCDIEIIAALTPRYDAERFGVKLVGTPRHADILLVTGPVTDQSLERVKLIYEQTPDPKVVVAVGACPTGGSVFFESPFTNAPLDKHIPVDVFVPGCPPRPEAILYGVVLGLEKLIKKIEGEKK, encoded by the coding sequence ATGAGTGAGAGGGAAACACTTGAGAAAAGACTTTCAGCACTTTGCAAGTATCTTGGAAGATCCCCTTGGGTATTTCACGTTAACAGCGGATCATGCAATGGGTGCGATATTGAAATAATAGCTGCTCTGACCCCTAGATACGATGCAGAGAGATTTGGAGTAAAGCTAGTTGGAACCCCTAGGCATGCCGATATCTTGCTGGTAACGGGGCCAGTTACAGATCAAAGCCTTGAAAGGGTTAAGCTAATCTATGAGCAAACCCCAGACCCAAAAGTGGTTGTTGCCGTAGGAGCATGCCCAACCGGGGGCAGTGTGTTCTTTGAGAGCCCATTCACAAATGCCCCCCTAGACAAGCACATTCCAGTGGATGTCTTTGTTCCGGGATGCCCACCAAGGCCGGAAGCAATCCTCTACGGTGTTGTATTAGGTTTGGAGAAGCTCATAAAAAAGATAGAAGGTGAGAAGAAATGA
- a CDS encoding hydrogenase, with protein MFGYWDALYFLYAFLIGLVISYLIMKWAENASMGTRRAGDGTKIYISGEDQDKVIPQFEHLEGYFTGRHVMWGLIRGVHRMFLAFRREHTGLLTDYVVYLLITVAIVLGALVIWG; from the coding sequence ATGTTCGGTTATTGGGATGCCCTCTATTTCCTTTATGCTTTCCTTATTGGTCTGGTAATTAGCTATTTGATCATGAAATGGGCAGAAAACGCTAGCATGGGAACCAGAAGGGCTGGAGACGGAACAAAAATCTACATTAGCGGTGAAGATCAAGATAAAGTTATTCCTCAGTTCGAACATCTTGAGGGATATTTCACCGGCAGGCATGTAATGTGGGGCTTAATAAGAGGAGTTCACAGGATGTTTTTGGCATTTAGAAGAGAACACACTGGGTTACTTACAGATTATGTCGTATACCTCTTGATTACTGTAGCAATAGTGCTTGGAGCGCTAGTCATTTGGGGGTGA